The Candidatus Nitrosymbiomonas proteolyticus genome has a segment encoding these proteins:
- a CDS encoding zinc carboxypeptidase: protein MNSRLSFFWLAFLPAAVLCQLRVTSPESFFGHPLGADYHLINYEQYVAYLKKLDAESNRLQLVNVGKTAEGRDQFMAVVTSPENARRLDKFREISGRLSRAKDADEKAARELAREGKSVVWIDGGLHATEVLCAQALAEMAYVLVQRDDPETRRILDDCIILLVHANPDGHDLVANWYMRKSPPETRSAGGVPRLYQKYIGHDNNRDFYASTQPETRNMNRVLYHEWYPQIVYNHHQTGPAGTVMFAPPFRDPFPYECDPLCRVTLDAVSAAMHQRFIAENKPGVTMRSGASYSAWWNGGLRTTTYYHNMVGILTETIGSPNPIQVPFRRERQLPSMDLPFPIEPQTWRLRQSVEYSITANYAILDYASRYRESLLLNVWRMGRNSIEKGLSDTWTPHPRRIAAANSLQEIRRPEDRDAKLYVIPSDQPDFGTAVKFVNMLIDTGIEIERTRQAVQIDGRLVPAGSYLVRLAQAYRPHILSMFEPQVHPDDFAYQGGPPTPPYDSAGWTPAFTFGIDFLRVLDPPRFDATAVSGRAPKPTGMVSSPRGLPAGYVLDPQVNDSFVAVNRLLRDGVSVFRVSGSEAQGEVPVLGGSFYVPEADGLRPKIAQIANELGVTFRGVAGRPRGTHVPVSRNRIALWDRYGGSMTSGWTRWILEQFEFDFDVAFPPEIDAGALAKYDVLILPDGATFGSSGGGGPQGRAPDDPTIPLEWKGRMGNLTLDESLPQVRQFLEAGGTVVAIGSATGIAQRLGLPVESALVDRSGPSPRPLGRDKFFVPGSVLRVRVEDSEPECYGLPATVDVMFDNSPAFAIRADADLSMIRKLAWFDSDAPLRSGWAWGQGQLKDAIAALSINVGKGRLLLLGPEVLFRGQTHGSFKFVFNSLFFPKAAQGSK, encoded by the coding sequence ATGAACTCACGACTGTCGTTCTTTTGGTTAGCTTTCCTCCCGGCTGCGGTCCTCTGCCAGTTGCGCGTGACCTCGCCCGAGTCCTTTTTCGGACACCCACTCGGCGCTGACTACCACCTCATCAACTACGAGCAGTATGTGGCCTATTTGAAGAAGCTCGACGCCGAGTCGAACCGACTGCAACTGGTCAACGTCGGTAAGACCGCAGAGGGTCGCGATCAGTTCATGGCGGTCGTGACCTCCCCCGAAAATGCGCGTCGGCTCGATAAGTTCCGAGAGATCTCCGGCCGACTTTCACGAGCGAAGGACGCCGATGAAAAGGCGGCTCGCGAACTGGCAAGAGAGGGCAAATCGGTCGTCTGGATCGATGGGGGGCTCCATGCCACCGAGGTCCTGTGCGCGCAAGCCCTCGCCGAAATGGCCTACGTGCTCGTCCAGCGTGACGACCCTGAGACCCGGCGCATTCTTGATGACTGCATCATCCTCCTCGTCCACGCCAACCCCGACGGCCATGACCTCGTGGCCAACTGGTACATGAGGAAGTCTCCGCCCGAAACGCGTTCGGCTGGAGGCGTCCCCAGGCTTTACCAGAAGTACATCGGGCACGACAACAACCGCGATTTCTACGCCTCGACCCAACCCGAAACCAGAAACATGAATCGGGTCTTGTATCACGAGTGGTATCCCCAAATCGTCTACAACCACCACCAGACCGGACCGGCAGGGACGGTCATGTTCGCTCCGCCCTTCCGCGACCCCTTCCCTTATGAATGCGACCCGCTGTGCCGCGTCACCCTCGATGCCGTCAGCGCGGCGATGCACCAACGCTTCATCGCGGAGAACAAGCCCGGCGTCACCATGCGGTCCGGAGCTTCCTACTCCGCTTGGTGGAATGGGGGCTTGCGCACCACGACCTACTACCACAATATGGTCGGGATCCTCACCGAAACCATCGGCAGTCCCAATCCGATCCAGGTGCCCTTCCGACGGGAGCGCCAGCTTCCTTCGATGGACCTGCCTTTCCCCATCGAGCCCCAAACGTGGCGGTTGCGCCAATCCGTCGAGTATTCGATTACGGCGAACTACGCGATTCTCGACTACGCGTCGCGGTATCGGGAGTCGCTCCTCCTGAACGTATGGAGAATGGGACGAAACTCCATAGAGAAAGGGCTATCCGACACATGGACGCCCCATCCCCGACGGATCGCAGCGGCGAACTCCCTCCAGGAGATCAGGCGGCCGGAGGATCGGGACGCCAAGCTTTATGTGATCCCCAGCGATCAACCCGACTTCGGCACAGCAGTGAAGTTCGTCAACATGCTGATCGATACGGGGATCGAAATCGAGCGCACGAGGCAGGCCGTCCAGATCGACGGACGCCTGGTCCCGGCCGGTTCGTACTTGGTCCGCCTTGCCCAGGCCTATCGCCCGCATATCCTCAGCATGTTCGAACCGCAAGTTCACCCGGACGACTTCGCTTACCAAGGTGGACCGCCAACCCCACCTTATGACAGCGCAGGCTGGACGCCCGCCTTCACCTTCGGCATCGACTTTCTGAGAGTCCTCGACCCCCCGAGATTCGACGCGACGGCCGTTTCGGGCCGTGCGCCCAAACCAACCGGAATGGTGAGCTCCCCTCGGGGCCTACCGGCAGGGTACGTCCTCGATCCGCAAGTCAACGACAGCTTCGTCGCCGTAAACCGGTTGCTAAGAGACGGGGTTTCGGTGTTTCGTGTCTCCGGCTCCGAAGCGCAGGGCGAGGTTCCCGTTCTCGGAGGATCCTTCTACGTACCTGAAGCCGACGGTCTGAGGCCGAAGATCGCGCAGATCGCCAACGAATTGGGTGTGACGTTCCGCGGCGTTGCGGGGCGCCCTCGCGGGACGCATGTGCCCGTGTCCCGAAACCGGATCGCGCTCTGGGATCGGTATGGAGGCTCGATGACTTCGGGATGGACTCGGTGGATACTGGAGCAGTTCGAGTTCGATTTCGATGTGGCGTTTCCGCCGGAGATCGACGCGGGGGCGCTCGCCAAGTACGACGTCCTCATCCTGCCCGACGGAGCGACCTTCGGGTCTTCGGGTGGGGGCGGCCCTCAGGGGCGGGCGCCCGACGACCCAACGATCCCCTTAGAATGGAAGGGGCGGATGGGCAACCTCACCCTCGACGAATCGCTTCCTCAAGTGCGGCAATTCCTGGAGGCGGGTGGGACGGTGGTCGCGATAGGCTCGGCAACCGGAATCGCCCAACGGCTGGGCCTTCCCGTGGAGAGCGCTCTGGTCGACCGATCTGGGCCTTCCCCACGTCCGCTGGGCCGCGACAAGTTCTTCGTTCCGGGTTCGGTTCTGCGCGTGAGGGTCGAGGATTCGGAGCCGGAGTGCTACGGACTGCCGGCCACAGTCGATGTGATGTTCGACAACAGCCCGGCGTTTGCAATTCGCGCGGATGCCGATCTCTCTATGATCCGGAAGTTAGCGTGGTTCGACTCTGACGCCCCCTTGCGGAGCGGTTGGGCGTGGGGCCAAGGCCAACTGAAAGACGCAATCGCGGCCCTCTCGATCAACGTCGGCAAAGGGCGATTGCTGCTTCTTGGGCCTGAGGTTCTCTTCCGAGGGCAGACCCACGGCTCGTTCAAGTTCGTCTTCAACTCGCTGTTCTTCCCCAAAGCAGCTCAAGGTTCCAAGTGA
- a CDS encoding glycine cleavage system protein GcvH — protein MNVPDHLKYAKTHEWVLFEGDIATVGITDYAQSELGDVVYVDLPSPGKIVAKGDTLGSVESVKTVSDIYAPLGGEVVEVNESLGAQSELVNTDPYGNGWMVKVRLGDGGDAAELLDAESYKAIVEG, from the coding sequence GTGAACGTCCCAGACCATCTCAAGTACGCTAAGACCCACGAATGGGTGTTGTTCGAAGGCGACATCGCCACCGTCGGCATTACTGATTATGCTCAGTCCGAACTCGGAGACGTCGTTTATGTCGACCTGCCGTCCCCTGGCAAGATCGTGGCGAAGGGCGATACGCTCGGTTCGGTGGAAAGCGTCAAGACGGTTTCCGACATTTATGCGCCGCTCGGAGGCGAGGTTGTCGAGGTGAACGAATCCTTGGGTGCGCAGAGCGAGCTCGTCAACACCGATCCTTATGGAAACGGTTGGATGGTCAAGGTTCGCCTCGGGGACGGGGGCGACGCCGCCGAACTCCTCGACGCGGAATCGTACAAGGCGATCGTAGAGGGCTGA
- a CDS encoding NAD(P) transhydrogenase subunit alpha — protein sequence MTLIAVITIFILAVFVGLEVISKVPQTLHTPLMSATNAIHGVILVGGIVVLGHAHSTATLAVGFVAVVFGTLNVLGGFVVTDRMLEMFKGKRKKEAKADVARAD from the coding sequence ATGACCCTGATCGCCGTCATTACCATTTTCATTCTGGCAGTTTTCGTGGGGTTGGAGGTCATCTCCAAGGTTCCCCAGACGCTGCACACGCCGCTGATGTCCGCAACGAACGCCATTCATGGAGTCATCCTCGTAGGGGGCATCGTCGTCTTGGGACACGCTCATTCGACAGCCACTCTCGCGGTCGGATTCGTCGCAGTGGTGTTTGGGACATTGAACGTGCTCGGCGGGTTCGTCGTGACCGACAGGATGTTGGAAATGTTCAAAGGCAAGCGCAAGAAGGAGGCCAAGGCCGATGTCGCCCGAGCAGACTAA
- a CDS encoding copper-transporting P-type ATPase: MILTSTVAAFVAVLMPAIAEEPVICPIMGSPIAADSAATDYNGVRYRYCCPGCKGTFEGDPAKALAKESNKGKVLGVSLFDPVARKPIVEKNSKASMDFGGVRYLFLSEENLTKFKASPKTYATQPKKEVLFCPVQKEVVKDYASAGGYVDFEGVRYYVCCAGCLGPLSADPAKYAAGVKDKIQTPKPMTAPKG; encoded by the coding sequence ATGATACTTACGAGCACTGTCGCCGCGTTCGTCGCGGTTCTGATGCCGGCCATCGCCGAAGAGCCGGTTATTTGCCCCATCATGGGTTCGCCCATCGCTGCCGATAGCGCAGCGACGGATTACAACGGAGTCCGATATCGGTACTGCTGCCCAGGTTGCAAAGGCACGTTCGAAGGCGATCCCGCAAAGGCTTTGGCAAAGGAATCGAACAAGGGCAAGGTCTTAGGCGTCTCGCTTTTCGACCCGGTCGCCCGAAAGCCGATCGTTGAGAAGAATTCTAAGGCTTCGATGGACTTCGGCGGCGTCCGGTACCTGTTCCTCAGCGAGGAGAACCTGACGAAGTTCAAAGCGAGCCCGAAGACGTACGCAACTCAGCCCAAGAAGGAAGTCCTCTTCTGCCCGGTTCAAAAAGAGGTCGTCAAGGACTACGCTTCGGCCGGAGGCTACGTCGATTTTGAAGGCGTTCGTTACTACGTTTGCTGCGCCGGGTGTCTCGGCCCGTTGAGCGCAGACCCTGCGAAGTACGCGGCAGGCGTCAAGGACAAGATTCAGACGCCCAAGCCCATGACCGCTCCGAAGGGCTAA
- a CDS encoding aminomethyl-transferring glycine dehydrogenase subunit GcvPA, protein MHPYIPHTDADRDEMLEVIGAKSIEELFAAIPPELRIQGDLEVPEGLDEHRLLAHVFGLSRKNKSLLTDLVCFLGAGIYDRYIPATIGAILSRGEFLTAYTPYQPELSQGYLQTIYEFQTMVAELYGMEVANASMYDGSTAMAEAAILAHGVTGRDRVLIAESVHPHYREVMRTYGWSAGLEIVEAPIDMRRGRIDIGALSSTDSNPACIVVQSPNFFGGIEDLAELGAIAKDAGALFIVVADPISCALLPPPAEFGADIVVGEGQPLGIAMGFGGPALGLFACKAEHVRRIPGRIVGRTEDHDGNPGFVMTLRTREQDIRREKATSNICTNQALMALAATVYMSALGKNGMRKVAESTVRNTQYAIERLCRAGGKLRFETKVFGEFVLELPKDATEVQEALLDKGILAGLPLGPIKPELSNCLLVAVTETRTRREIDQYADRLAEALA, encoded by the coding sequence GTGCACCCTTACATCCCGCATACGGACGCCGACCGCGACGAGATGCTCGAAGTGATCGGCGCGAAATCGATCGAAGAGCTGTTTGCTGCCATTCCCCCCGAGCTTCGCATCCAGGGGGATTTGGAGGTTCCCGAAGGACTCGACGAACACCGGCTTCTCGCCCATGTGTTCGGGCTTTCACGGAAGAATAAGAGCCTCTTGACCGACCTCGTTTGCTTTCTCGGCGCGGGCATTTACGACCGGTACATTCCTGCGACAATCGGGGCGATTCTGAGTCGAGGCGAGTTCCTCACGGCCTACACGCCCTACCAACCTGAACTGTCGCAAGGGTACTTGCAGACCATTTACGAGTTTCAAACCATGGTCGCGGAACTCTATGGGATGGAGGTCGCGAACGCCTCGATGTACGATGGTTCGACCGCGATGGCCGAGGCCGCGATCCTCGCCCACGGGGTCACCGGCCGCGATCGAGTGTTGATTGCCGAGTCGGTCCATCCGCACTACCGCGAGGTGATGCGTACCTACGGTTGGTCCGCGGGTCTCGAAATCGTAGAGGCGCCGATCGACATGCGGCGGGGTCGAATCGACATTGGGGCGCTCTCGTCCACCGACTCCAACCCGGCTTGCATCGTCGTGCAGTCTCCCAACTTCTTTGGAGGGATCGAAGACCTCGCGGAACTGGGTGCGATCGCCAAGGATGCGGGAGCGCTGTTCATCGTAGTCGCAGACCCGATTTCGTGCGCGCTGCTTCCCCCGCCGGCCGAATTCGGGGCCGACATCGTTGTGGGCGAGGGCCAGCCGTTGGGAATCGCGATGGGTTTTGGCGGCCCTGCCTTGGGTCTCTTCGCCTGCAAAGCCGAGCACGTTCGCCGGATTCCAGGGCGAATCGTTGGCCGCACCGAGGATCACGACGGCAATCCTGGCTTCGTGATGACGCTGCGGACCCGTGAACAGGACATTCGACGAGAAAAGGCGACCTCCAACATCTGCACCAACCAGGCGCTGATGGCGCTTGCGGCCACGGTGTATATGAGCGCTCTTGGCAAGAACGGGATGAGGAAGGTTGCCGAATCGACGGTTCGGAACACCCAATATGCCATCGAGCGGCTTTGTCGAGCGGGCGGAAAGCTCCGCTTCGAAACCAAGGTGTTCGGCGAGTTTGTTCTCGAATTGCCCAAGGACGCCACTGAAGTGCAGGAAGCGTTGCTCGACAAGGGCATTCTCGCGGGCCTGCCTCTTGGGCCCATCAAGCCAGAACTCTCCAACTGCCTTCTCGTTGCCGTAACGGAAACACGCACGCGACGGGAAATCGATCAATACGCCGATCGGCTGGCCGAGGCGCTCGCTTGA
- a CDS encoding dTDP-4-dehydrorhamnose reductase → MKVWVIGRGLLGSDLVAELAARGHVVTAPYRRDFDITNPVSVARITALGDSERPDWLVNCAAYTKVDQAESDRDAAFELNAYAPGLLAQACAMGGIRLLHLSTDFVFDGAKNEPYLETDSTGPLCVYGESKLQGEHAVLSASPDALVVRTAWLFGANGPCFPKSILSAWTARKTLRVVADQVGSPTYSRRLSASLEELMKIGPPGGILHCAGPEAASWHELAVRTLRAYARFLGDESEEVNVEAVSSSDWPTAAQRPAYSVLSNERCRALGVSPMPPLEQALDEFIEDLSKRNSGD, encoded by the coding sequence ATGAAGGTCTGGGTGATCGGCCGAGGTCTGCTGGGCTCCGATCTCGTTGCTGAGCTTGCCGCGCGCGGGCATGTCGTCACCGCTCCATACAGACGCGACTTCGACATCACGAACCCGGTCTCCGTCGCTCGAATCACCGCGCTCGGAGATTCGGAACGACCTGACTGGCTCGTGAACTGCGCCGCGTATACGAAGGTCGACCAAGCGGAGTCCGATCGCGACGCCGCCTTCGAGCTGAACGCCTATGCCCCCGGACTCTTGGCGCAGGCTTGCGCGATGGGGGGGATTCGACTGCTCCACCTCAGCACCGACTTCGTTTTCGACGGGGCGAAGAACGAGCCTTACCTCGAAACGGACTCAACCGGTCCCCTCTGCGTGTACGGAGAATCGAAGTTGCAAGGGGAGCATGCGGTGCTTTCTGCCTCGCCGGATGCCCTCGTCGTACGAACGGCATGGCTCTTCGGTGCCAACGGCCCCTGCTTTCCCAAGAGCATTCTCAGCGCCTGGACCGCTCGAAAAACTCTCCGAGTCGTTGCCGACCAGGTCGGCTCGCCAACGTACTCGCGGCGCCTTTCCGCGTCGCTTGAAGAACTGATGAAGATCGGCCCACCGGGCGGGATTCTGCACTGCGCCGGTCCGGAAGCGGCCAGTTGGCATGAGCTTGCCGTTCGGACGTTGCGGGCCTATGCCCGCTTCTTGGGCGACGAGAGCGAAGAAGTCAATGTGGAGGCGGTCTCTTCGTCGGATTGGCCCACCGCTGCCCAGCGGCCGGCGTACAGCGTCCTTTCGAATGAAAGGTGCAGGGCGTTGGGCGTCTCGCCCATGCCTCCCCTCGAACAGGCCCTCGACGAATTCATCGAGGACCTTTCGAAGCGGAATTCGGGCGATTAG
- a CDS encoding phenylalanyl-tRNA synthetase subunit alpha, producing MDDIQDLVSEAERTIQSATSTSDLRDAEIRYLGKSGLITGLMRGIGGLSPEERPKFGQRVNEARGRIESLLAEREPQIKAAEHEKRFESERIDVTLPSRPLPRGYEHVLQQTENRIREVLGGLGFQYFEGPELEDFRYNFDVLNYPPDHPAIDEQDTFYLADDKVLRTQCTAIQGRVFERFQPPLRFFTVGRTFRNEAVDRTHSHTFHQVDAFMVDEGVSMAHLKGTLGVFTRAMFGDEVEIRFRPDFFPFVEPGVDYAISTPKLFGGAWLELGGAGLIHPKILESFGIDTERYSGWAFGLGVERIPMMDYGVEDLRFFLENDLRFLGQFRA from the coding sequence ATGGACGACATCCAAGACCTCGTTTCGGAGGCCGAGCGGACGATTCAGTCGGCGACTTCCACCTCGGACCTGAGGGACGCTGAAATCCGCTACTTGGGCAAATCGGGCCTGATTACGGGCCTGATGCGGGGGATTGGAGGGCTGTCGCCTGAGGAGCGGCCCAAATTCGGACAGCGCGTCAACGAGGCTCGCGGCCGCATCGAATCGCTCCTCGCCGAGCGCGAGCCCCAAATCAAAGCTGCGGAGCATGAGAAGAGGTTCGAGAGCGAGCGCATCGATGTCACCCTTCCCTCCCGCCCCCTTCCGAGAGGCTATGAGCATGTGCTCCAGCAGACCGAGAACCGGATTCGAGAGGTGCTCGGAGGGTTGGGGTTCCAGTACTTCGAGGGCCCGGAGTTAGAGGATTTCCGTTACAACTTCGACGTTCTCAACTACCCTCCCGACCACCCGGCCATCGACGAACAAGACACCTTTTATCTCGCCGACGACAAAGTCCTTCGAACTCAATGCACGGCCATTCAAGGCAGGGTGTTCGAGCGGTTTCAGCCTCCGCTGCGGTTCTTCACGGTCGGTCGTACCTTCCGCAACGAGGCCGTGGACCGCACACACAGCCACACCTTTCACCAGGTGGACGCGTTCATGGTCGATGAGGGAGTTTCGATGGCTCACCTCAAAGGAACCCTCGGCGTCTTCACGAGGGCCATGTTCGGCGATGAGGTCGAGATTCGCTTTCGACCTGACTTTTTCCCGTTCGTCGAACCGGGAGTCGATTACGCGATCTCGACTCCCAAGCTGTTCGGAGGCGCATGGCTCGAACTCGGCGGCGCAGGGCTCATTCACCCCAAGATTCTGGAGTCGTTCGGAATCGACACCGAGCGGTACTCAGGGTGGGCGTTTGGCCTCGGGGTGGAACGAATCCCCATGATGGATTACGGCGTCGAAGACCTTCGGTTCTTCTTAGAAAACGACCTCCGATTCCTCGGGCAATTCCGAGCCTGA
- a CDS encoding tRNA (guanosine(37)-N1)-methyltransferase TrmD has translation MIRFDVVTLFPQMIHSVLGESILQRAQAAELIQVGTANPRDFADDARKTVDDKPIGGGAGMVMLPEPIDRAIRSCGPSPEAAVVFLDPRGRPFTQSVASELASKDHIVLVCGRYEGIDQRVIDKWATHVLSVGDYVLTGGELPALIVIDAVSRLVEGVLGSPESLLQDTHSDGLLSAPQYSGPREFEGRNVPEVLYSGNHEAVRLWRRRQSLILTRSQRPDLFCRAPIAKGDLDMLSS, from the coding sequence ATGATCCGATTCGATGTAGTCACCCTTTTTCCCCAGATGATTCACTCGGTCCTCGGCGAGTCCATCTTGCAGCGCGCGCAGGCGGCCGAGCTCATTCAGGTGGGGACCGCAAACCCGCGAGACTTCGCCGACGACGCCCGCAAGACCGTCGACGACAAGCCGATCGGAGGAGGTGCCGGAATGGTCATGCTTCCGGAACCGATCGACCGAGCGATTCGCTCCTGCGGCCCCAGCCCGGAAGCGGCAGTCGTATTTCTCGACCCGCGCGGACGACCCTTCACCCAGAGCGTCGCAAGCGAGCTTGCCTCGAAGGACCATATCGTTCTCGTCTGTGGCCGCTACGAGGGCATCGACCAACGCGTCATCGACAAGTGGGCGACGCACGTTCTCTCGGTGGGCGATTACGTCTTGACGGGAGGCGAACTGCCTGCGCTGATCGTGATCGACGCTGTTTCGCGCCTCGTAGAGGGAGTTCTCGGCTCGCCTGAAAGCCTCCTCCAGGACACTCATAGCGACGGCCTGCTGTCGGCCCCGCAGTATTCCGGACCTCGGGAGTTCGAAGGTAGAAACGTGCCCGAGGTTCTCTACTCAGGGAATCATGAGGCCGTGCGACTCTGGCGGCGTCGGCAATCCTTGATCCTGACGCGGTCGCAACGGCCCGACCTATTCTGCCGAGCGCCCATAGCGAAGGGCGACCTCGATATGCTATCCTCCTGA
- a CDS encoding Re/Si-specific NAD(P)(+) transhydrogenase subunit alpha yields MNIGVPRETAPFEGRVALVPDGVKSLTAQGLTVFVEKGAGLASLVSDPEYEAAGAKVVSAQEVYSQSEMLLKVLGPTDGRAGSEIDQIREGAAVIASLSPLSNPETVQRFVGKKVVSFAMELIPRISRAQSMDALSSMSTIAGYRAALLTATNLPRFFPMLMTAFGTLPAARVLVIGAGVAGLQAIATCRRLGAIVEAFDVRPAVKEQIESLGAKFIGLSLLTEEAEDQGGYAKEVSVDTHVRELELIGSRLSKVDAVITTALIPGKPAPVLITRDMLKLMRPGSVIVDLAAINGGNCEATVPGDTVDLDGIRIIGRTDLLSTMAADASKMYSKNITSFLALLIREGNLNIDLEDEIVRSTLVTLEGKVMHEPTRLMLERGGNP; encoded by the coding sequence TTGAACATAGGAGTTCCAAGAGAAACCGCGCCTTTCGAGGGACGGGTCGCGCTGGTGCCTGATGGCGTCAAGTCGCTCACGGCCCAAGGGCTCACGGTCTTCGTTGAAAAGGGCGCTGGTTTGGCGTCGCTCGTCTCGGACCCCGAGTACGAAGCAGCGGGCGCAAAGGTCGTTTCCGCGCAAGAGGTGTATTCCCAATCGGAAATGCTCCTCAAGGTTCTCGGACCCACAGACGGCCGCGCTGGGAGCGAGATCGACCAGATCCGCGAAGGCGCTGCCGTAATCGCGAGCCTGTCGCCGCTTTCGAACCCAGAGACCGTTCAGCGCTTTGTGGGCAAGAAGGTCGTCTCGTTCGCTATGGAGTTGATCCCGCGGATTTCGCGCGCTCAAAGCATGGACGCATTGAGTTCGATGAGTACGATCGCGGGCTATCGAGCCGCGCTGTTGACGGCCACGAATCTCCCCAGGTTCTTCCCGATGCTCATGACCGCCTTCGGGACTTTGCCGGCGGCGCGGGTGCTGGTCATCGGAGCGGGTGTGGCGGGCCTTCAGGCGATCGCCACATGCCGAAGACTCGGCGCGATCGTGGAAGCCTTCGACGTGCGTCCTGCGGTCAAGGAGCAGATCGAAAGCCTTGGCGCGAAGTTCATTGGACTCTCGCTCCTGACGGAGGAAGCGGAAGATCAAGGGGGCTACGCGAAGGAGGTTTCAGTCGATACTCATGTGCGGGAGCTGGAGCTCATCGGATCGAGGCTTTCCAAAGTCGATGCGGTAATCACCACGGCGCTCATCCCCGGCAAGCCCGCGCCGGTCCTCATCACGCGGGATATGCTCAAGCTGATGCGGCCCGGTTCGGTGATCGTCGACCTCGCTGCGATCAACGGAGGCAACTGCGAGGCCACCGTTCCCGGCGATACGGTGGACCTGGACGGGATTCGGATCATTGGCCGCACGGACTTGCTTTCGACGATGGCCGCAGACGCGAGCAAGATGTACTCCAAGAACATCACTTCGTTCCTCGCCCTGCTCATTCGCGAGGGCAACTTGAACATCGATCTGGAGGATGAGATCGTTCGCTCGACGCTCGTGACTCTGGAAGGAAAGGTTATGCACGAACCGACTCGATTGATGCTGGAGCGAGGGGGCAATCCATGA
- a CDS encoding NAD synthetase translates to MSPEQTKQLIEVGYLVAAVCFILSLKLLNSPLTARKGNALAAVGMAIALGVTFALPGISNWGLILGGFAIGSVLGVVSARRVAMTAMPQMVALLNGLGGGAVALVALVEFLESNQGAGLDSIGLVTAVLSAIIGSVSFSGSVIAFGKLQELITSRAVTGVLLKVATFIALAGIIGIALSLTLGTPRIEAFLLLLGLSVALGVLGVIPIGGADMPVVISLLNSFTGCAAGLAGFVLGNTALLIGGGLVGASGLILTLQMCSAMNRSLENVLFGAFGATTSSAMGGSGATGTVRNYSVEDAAIMFSNASSVVIVPGYGLAVAQAQHVVKELANKLAGMGIDVKFAVHSVAGRMPGHMNVLLAEADVPYDQLYDIDQINPLFPETDVALVVGANDVVNPSARYDKASPVYGMPILDVDKAQNCIVIKRSMKPGFAGIDNELFVMPNTSMVFGDAKQVITKMVAALEPYA, encoded by the coding sequence ATGTCGCCCGAGCAGACTAAGCAGCTCATTGAAGTCGGCTACTTGGTGGCCGCCGTGTGCTTCATCCTTTCTCTGAAGCTCCTCAATTCGCCGCTGACGGCTCGGAAGGGCAACGCGTTGGCGGCGGTCGGGATGGCGATTGCTTTGGGCGTGACCTTCGCGCTTCCGGGAATCAGCAATTGGGGGCTGATTCTGGGTGGGTTCGCAATCGGTTCGGTTCTGGGTGTGGTTTCGGCGCGCAGGGTCGCGATGACCGCGATGCCGCAAATGGTCGCCTTGCTCAACGGGCTGGGCGGCGGCGCGGTCGCTCTTGTCGCGCTGGTCGAGTTTCTCGAAAGCAACCAAGGCGCGGGCTTGGATTCCATCGGGCTTGTGACGGCGGTGCTGAGCGCGATCATCGGAAGTGTGAGTTTCTCGGGCAGCGTCATCGCTTTCGGCAAGCTCCAGGAGTTGATCACGAGCCGCGCTGTGACCGGGGTTCTCCTCAAGGTCGCGACGTTCATCGCTCTGGCCGGGATCATCGGAATCGCGCTGTCGCTTACCCTCGGTACGCCCCGCATCGAGGCGTTTCTCCTTCTGCTCGGCCTTTCGGTCGCGTTGGGCGTGCTTGGCGTAATCCCGATCGGCGGGGCAGACATGCCCGTCGTCATTTCGCTGTTGAACTCGTTTACGGGTTGCGCAGCCGGGCTTGCGGGCTTTGTTCTCGGCAACACGGCGCTGCTGATCGGAGGCGGCCTTGTCGGTGCGAGCGGCCTGATCCTCACGCTTCAGATGTGTAGCGCCATGAACCGCTCGCTCGAAAACGTGCTTTTTGGAGCTTTTGGAGCGACGACCTCCTCGGCAATGGGGGGCTCCGGAGCGACTGGGACCGTTCGCAACTACTCAGTCGAGGACGCGGCGATCATGTTCTCGAACGCCTCAAGCGTGGTGATCGTGCCTGGATATGGCCTTGCGGTCGCCCAGGCGCAGCACGTCGTCAAGGAGCTTGCCAACAAACTTGCAGGGATGGGAATCGACGTGAAGTTCGCCGTACACTCAGTCGCGGGACGGATGCCAGGGCATATGAACGTTCTCCTCGCGGAGGCCGACGTGCCCTACGATCAGCTCTACGATATCGATCAGATCAACCCGCTGTTTCCTGAGACCGATGTTGCGCTCGTCGTCGGCGCTAACGACGTCGTCAATCCTTCGGCGCGTTACGATAAGGCCAGCCCGGTCTACGGAATGCCGATCCTCGACGTCGACAAGGCGCAGAACTGCATCGTCATCAAGCGAAGCATGAAGCCGGGGTTTGCAGGAATCGACAACGAGCTGTTCGTGATGCCGAATACGTCGATGGTGTTCGGCGACGCCAAGCAGGTGATCACCAAGATGGTCGCGGCGCTCGAACCCTACGCGTAG